A genomic stretch from Acidobacteriota bacterium includes:
- a CDS encoding S9 family peptidase: MKATPVRNHVTLTLCLALASAICAVPKSRPFTLEQVMSAPFPTELIAAPAGAKAAWVVNNQGARNVWVAEAQSNDRKFTARQLTSYSGDDGQDIGDLAWLPDASAVVYVRGGDLEHSGAAYPNPGSVPQGVEQNVWLMPLSGIAPQLLGEGYAPAASPRGTSVAFLYKGQVWLSKINPAEKAAQLIRGEGSAGSLRWSPDGTMLAFVSNRIDHSLIGVYDFGQNSLHYLDPSIDLDSNPVWSPDGKQIAFIRIPASEHERIFGPERTGMPWSIRVADVRTGVGKEVWRAQEGPGSVFRGVIATNELLWADGNLLVFPWEGDGWLHLYTVPAEGGTARLLTSGDYVVEDVTLTPDRRELVFNSNENDIDRRHLWKEPVTGNHPAPLTGGEGIEWSPVVTNQGRAVILLHSDAKLPARPAVLESSGKVRDLAPETIPADFPAQEMVAPQPVVVSAADGLRIHGQLFLPRNDRDGVRHPAIVFVHGGSQRQMLLGWHYMGYYSNAYALDQYLVSRGYIVLSINYRSGIGYGMDFREAPNYGASGGSEFNDVEGAGLYLRSRNDVDPNRIGIWGGSWGGYLTALALARASDLFAAGVDISGVHNWNFEIPDWVPSYYDQRQPETMRVAFESSPLAYIKTWRSPVLLIQGDDDRNVPFKEMVHMVEALRQQGVAFQQIVFPDEIHDFLLHSTWLRSYHAASDFFDHYLGSEIGKR; this comes from the coding sequence ATGAAAGCCACGCCGGTCCGCAATCACGTTACGTTGACTCTCTGCCTTGCCCTTGCCTCTGCAATATGTGCTGTGCCTAAATCGCGGCCTTTTACATTGGAGCAGGTGATGAGCGCTCCCTTCCCAACGGAGTTGATCGCCGCGCCGGCGGGGGCGAAGGCGGCGTGGGTTGTTAACAACCAGGGAGCGCGCAACGTCTGGGTGGCGGAGGCGCAGTCAAATGATCGCAAATTTACTGCGCGCCAGCTTACAAGTTATTCCGGTGATGACGGCCAGGACATTGGAGATCTTGCCTGGCTCCCGGACGCTTCCGCCGTTGTCTACGTGCGCGGCGGCGACCTTGAGCATTCCGGCGCTGCCTATCCGAACCCCGGAAGCGTCCCGCAGGGCGTCGAGCAGAACGTCTGGCTCATGCCGCTCAGCGGCATCGCGCCGCAATTGCTGGGAGAAGGCTACGCGCCCGCAGCTTCGCCCAGGGGCACAAGCGTCGCTTTCCTTTATAAGGGCCAGGTGTGGCTCTCTAAAATCAATCCGGCGGAGAAGGCGGCACAGCTCATCCGTGGTGAGGGCTCGGCGGGGTCGTTGCGCTGGTCGCCGGACGGCACAATGCTGGCTTTTGTGAGCAACCGCATTGACCACTCACTGATCGGTGTTTACGACTTTGGACAGAACAGCCTCCACTATCTGGATCCCAGCATCGATCTTGATTCAAATCCAGTCTGGTCGCCGGACGGGAAACAGATTGCCTTCATCCGGATTCCTGCATCAGAACACGAGAGGATATTCGGGCCCGAAAGGACTGGGATGCCGTGGTCCATCCGTGTTGCTGATGTTCGAACCGGAGTCGGAAAGGAAGTGTGGAGGGCGCAGGAAGGCCCGGGCAGTGTCTTCCGGGGAGTCATTGCTACGAATGAGTTGCTTTGGGCGGATGGAAATCTTCTGGTGTTTCCGTGGGAGGGCGATGGATGGTTACACCTTTACACTGTCCCTGCCGAGGGAGGGACAGCGCGCCTACTGACCTCCGGGGATTACGTCGTGGAGGACGTTACCCTTACGCCGGACCGTCGCGAGCTGGTCTTTAATTCCAATGAGAACGACATTGACCGCCGCCACCTATGGAAGGAACCTGTTACAGGAAACCATCCGGCGCCTCTGACCGGCGGCGAGGGAATTGAGTGGTCGCCGGTTGTGACTAACCAGGGCCGCGCGGTCATCCTGTTGCACTCGGATGCGAAACTCCCAGCACGACCTGCAGTCCTTGAATCTTCCGGCAAAGTCCGCGATCTCGCCCCGGAGACCATTCCAGCAGACTTTCCGGCGCAGGAGATGGTGGCGCCCCAGCCCGTGGTGGTCTCCGCTGCGGACGGCCTCCGAATCCACGGCCAGCTATTTCTGCCCAGGAATGATCGCGATGGCGTGCGGCATCCAGCCATTGTGTTTGTCCACGGAGGTTCGCAGCGGCAGATGCTTCTGGGCTGGCACTACATGGGTTACTACAGTAACGCTTACGCTCTCGACCAGTATCTGGTGAGCCGTGGTTACATCGTGCTCTCTATTAACTATCGCAGCGGCATCGGCTATGGTATGGATTTCCGCGAGGCACCTAATTACGGTGCCAGTGGAGGGAGCGAGTTTAACGACGTTGAAGGGGCCGGCCTCTATCTCCGCAGCCGAAACGACGTTGACCCCAACCGGATCGGCATTTGGGGTGGTTCCTGGGGCGGCTACCTGACGGCGCTCGCGCTGGCGCGCGCCTCTGACCTTTTTGCTGCCGGGGTTGATATCTCTGGCGTACACAACTGGAACTTTGAGATTCCCGACTGGGTGCCCTCATACTATGACCAGCGGCAGCCTGAGACGATGCGCGTGGCGTTCGAATCTTCTCCTCTGGCGTATATCAAGACCTGGCGGTCGCCCGTGCTGCTCATCCAGGGCGACGATGATCGAAACGTGCCTTTCAAGGAAATGGTCCACATGGTGGAAGCGCTTCGACAGCAGGGTGTTGCGTTTCAGCAGATTGTGTTCCCGGACGAGATCCATGATTTTCTTCTTCATTCCACCTGGCTGCGCTCATATCATGCAGCTTCTGACTTCTTTGACCATTACCTTGGAAGCGAAATTGGCAAACGGTAG
- the lepB gene encoding signal peptidase I: protein MAEPSLKSSFRDTFESLIVTVILAIFGTTFVVQAFKIPTGSMENTLLIGDHLLVNKFAFAYPHDLLARLLPYRQVHRGDIVVFKYPGRADDAQEPGEHFVKRVVGLPGDSVRVFHRQVFVNGKAVVEPFVRQSHADELRPGDDFPPVNWDEMEGATATWRAEFQNYVKDGQVVVPQNEYFVMGDNREESWDSRFWGFVPRKLVSGRPLIIYWSYETPPDQYEQTSLSDRLSQFSSMFIHFFSRTRWNRTFTLVH from the coding sequence ATGGCTGAACCCTCCCTGAAATCATCTTTCCGTGACACATTCGAATCGCTGATTGTCACGGTGATCCTCGCGATTTTTGGGACAACTTTTGTAGTCCAGGCGTTCAAAATTCCGACCGGCTCAATGGAAAACACGCTGCTGATCGGTGACCATCTTCTGGTGAACAAGTTCGCGTTTGCTTATCCTCATGATCTGCTGGCTCGGCTGCTTCCGTACCGGCAGGTCCATCGTGGTGACATCGTGGTGTTCAAATATCCGGGCAGGGCCGACGACGCCCAGGAGCCAGGCGAGCATTTTGTGAAGAGGGTCGTCGGGCTCCCAGGAGACAGTGTGCGTGTTTTCCATCGGCAGGTGTTTGTCAATGGAAAGGCAGTTGTGGAGCCCTTCGTCCGCCAGAGCCACGCCGATGAGCTTCGCCCCGGAGATGATTTCCCGCCCGTCAACTGGGACGAGATGGAAGGTGCAACCGCAACGTGGCGGGCTGAGTTTCAGAATTATGTGAAAGACGGGCAGGTGGTCGTTCCCCAAAACGAGTATTTCGTTATGGGAGACAACCGGGAGGAGAGCTGGGACAGCCGTTTCTGGGGCTTTGTCCCCCGCAAGCTGGTTTCGGGCCGTCCGCTGATCATCTACTGGTCGTACGAGACTCCGCCGGACCAGTACGAGCAGACTTCGTTGAGTGACCGGCTCAGCCAGTTTAGCAGCATGTTCATCCATTTCTTCAGTCGGACGCGCTGGAACAGAACGTTCACGCTTGTGCACTGA
- a CDS encoding cation:proton antiporter: MEHSGHVLLELFLMFAGGKLLAEICERVRQPGVLGELVAGVLLGPSLLGLVHVTELNRGIAEIGAVFLLFTIGLETRPSDLLEVGWIAVAVAVVGVILPFILGLWYMKFAGHSTVESIFTGAAMVATSVGITARVLSDLGALSTRAARVILSAAVLDDILGLLVLAVASSLSTGETHYLQLLTVAGEAVGFTLLIVFFGSRVIGRFQPQVEKLRARNSAFILSIILCLGLSFASDYIGIAAIVGAFLSGLAFADHSERWKLQENAHPLSEFLAPFFFVMLGVQVNIKTFAKPGIIGMATIICSLAVLGKLVGCGVGAFGMNFRDKLRVGIGMVPRGEVGLIVAGVGLTLHTISDAVYSIVLIMCVVTTLIAPPFLRMVMPLPALAGPPPSDLARRDEGRSAELSPEE, encoded by the coding sequence ATGGAACACTCAGGCCATGTATTGCTGGAGCTTTTCCTGATGTTTGCCGGAGGGAAACTCCTGGCAGAAATCTGCGAACGGGTCCGGCAGCCGGGAGTCCTGGGGGAACTGGTGGCGGGCGTGCTGTTGGGGCCATCGCTTCTGGGCCTTGTTCATGTCACCGAACTGAACCGGGGCATCGCTGAAATTGGAGCGGTCTTTCTGCTCTTCACGATAGGTCTGGAAACCAGGCCCAGCGATCTTCTGGAGGTGGGCTGGATCGCGGTTGCCGTCGCAGTGGTGGGAGTCATTCTGCCTTTTATCCTGGGGCTCTGGTATATGAAATTTGCAGGCCACTCGACGGTGGAGTCAATTTTCACCGGTGCTGCCATGGTGGCCACCAGCGTGGGCATTACTGCCAGGGTCCTTTCTGATCTTGGCGCACTTTCAACGCGCGCTGCCCGCGTGATTCTGTCCGCCGCCGTGCTGGATGACATTCTTGGGCTGCTCGTGCTTGCTGTGGCCAGCAGCCTTTCGACCGGAGAAACCCATTACCTGCAGTTGCTCACAGTCGCAGGCGAGGCCGTGGGTTTTACGCTGTTGATCGTTTTTTTCGGCTCGCGCGTTATTGGCCGATTTCAGCCGCAGGTTGAAAAACTTCGCGCGCGTAACTCAGCTTTTATCCTGTCCATTATTCTCTGCCTGGGCCTCTCTTTCGCATCGGATTATATCGGCATTGCCGCAATCGTCGGAGCGTTCCTTTCCGGGCTGGCGTTCGCCGATCACAGCGAGCGGTGGAAGCTCCAGGAGAATGCTCATCCACTCAGCGAGTTCCTTGCGCCCTTCTTTTTTGTCATGCTCGGTGTCCAGGTAAACATTAAGACTTTTGCGAAGCCCGGCATCATCGGCATGGCCACCATTATCTGCAGTCTGGCTGTTCTGGGAAAACTTGTGGGCTGCGGGGTCGGCGCCTTCGGCATGAACTTCAGGGACAAGCTGCGTGTGGGCATTGGGATGGTTCCCCGTGGGGAAGTGGGATTGATCGTTGCCGGCGTGGGCCTGACCCTGCACACCATTTCCGACGCGGTCTATTCCATTGTTTTGATAATGTGCGTCGTCACTACTCTGATAGCACCGCCATTCCTTCGCATGGTGATGCCGCTTCCTGCGTTGGCTGGCCCGCCTCCATCTGATCTCGCGCGCAGGGATGAAGGCCGCTCGGCCGAACTCTCCCCGGAAGAATAG
- a CDS encoding sugar phosphate isomerase/epimerase yields MRKSRVGRREFIRAAGVSAAALGASGNLGAQTEERKHSDVPLAPATKFPKLAIITNYSRQKLAFATETGYEGVVVKAGKEFNPYLSDSQVDQILATSRETGCRIISVEGFYDLEGKGINHIDPDPAARASSNEKFIHYLEFAHRLGCRFVGAFSGGIPGASFDRQAKELAEVFHQKFLPVCQKLDVSMGWENYPTGINFATVPAAWEKVFDLIPDHHFGMEFDPSHLVRQYIDPYEAVWNIRDRLLAIHLKDTEITEPVLQQVGIHGDGWWRYRIPGQGLIDWPRFFTVLLQTGFDGGAAIEHEDRFWDAPPSDEAAEFPQARKDGFILAHRFLRQFLPGRLS; encoded by the coding sequence ATGAGAAAATCACGAGTTGGACGGCGTGAGTTCATAAGAGCGGCGGGCGTGTCCGCAGCAGCGCTGGGAGCCAGCGGAAACCTTGGGGCCCAGACGGAAGAAAGGAAGCATAGTGATGTCCCGCTTGCCCCGGCAACAAAGTTTCCTAAGCTTGCAATCATCACCAATTACTCGCGGCAGAAGCTGGCCTTCGCGACTGAAACAGGATACGAAGGCGTCGTGGTAAAGGCCGGAAAGGAATTCAATCCTTATCTGAGTGACTCTCAGGTCGACCAGATCCTTGCGACATCGCGCGAGACAGGTTGCCGTATTATCAGCGTCGAAGGGTTCTACGATCTTGAGGGCAAGGGCATCAACCACATTGACCCTGACCCGGCGGCGCGGGCATCATCGAATGAAAAATTCATCCATTACCTGGAGTTTGCCCATCGACTGGGATGCAGGTTTGTAGGCGCTTTCAGCGGCGGAATTCCCGGGGCCAGTTTCGATCGGCAAGCGAAAGAACTCGCGGAGGTATTTCACCAAAAGTTCCTCCCGGTCTGCCAGAAGTTAGACGTCTCAATGGGGTGGGAAAATTATCCCACCGGAATTAACTTCGCCACGGTCCCGGCGGCCTGGGAAAAAGTGTTTGACCTGATTCCGGACCATCACTTTGGAATGGAATTTGATCCCTCTCATCTGGTCCGGCAGTACATTGACCCTTACGAGGCCGTGTGGAACATCCGCGACCGCCTGCTTGCCATCCATCTGAAAGATACAGAAATCACGGAGCCGGTCCTCCAGCAGGTTGGAATTCATGGAGACGGCTGGTGGCGCTATCGTATTCCAGGCCAGGGTTTGATCGACTGGCCACGCTTTTTTACCGTGCTTCTCCAGACTGGATTTGACGGCGGCGCAGCGATTGAACATGAAGATCGGTTCTGGGATGCTCCTCCGAGTGACGAGGCGGCGGAATTTCCGCAAGCCCGAAAGGACGGGTTTATCCTGGCTCATCGTTTCCTGCGGCAATTCCTTCCAGGCCGCCTCAGTTGA
- the rnc gene encoding ribonuclease III produces the protein MSRAVRKRYNLAHYPGSRRMSRLSEVHHRSMARPSFNRLEKRIGYKFRNKDLLIEALTHSSYAQEVSRPTRDNELMEFLGDAVLSFAVTLRLLEAFPEYDEGKLSLARSSLVAAHYLSGVAAGLSLGDYLRLGQSEERTGGRDKSGILVDALEALLAAVYRDGGFEEARRLIERVVLPADLAGQVDDLFATNYKGALQERLQAERQGPAHYSVVVEEGLEHQKTFTVEVKTGAGVVARGSGGSKKAAQQQAAKHVLAILASKVESDG, from the coding sequence GTGAGCCGAGCTGTCCGGAAAAGATACAATCTGGCGCACTATCCAGGCTCTCGCCGGATGTCGAGACTTTCCGAAGTTCATCACCGAAGCATGGCGCGACCTTCCTTCAACAGGCTGGAAAAGCGTATCGGTTACAAGTTCCGCAACAAGGACCTGCTGATTGAAGCCCTTACCCACTCCTCATATGCCCAGGAGGTTTCCCGTCCAACTCGCGATAACGAGTTGATGGAGTTTCTGGGCGACGCCGTGTTGAGTTTTGCGGTTACTTTACGGTTGCTTGAAGCTTTTCCCGAATACGACGAGGGAAAGCTTTCTCTGGCGCGGTCCAGCCTCGTGGCCGCCCATTACCTCAGCGGCGTTGCGGCCGGGCTCAGCCTGGGTGATTATTTACGGTTGGGGCAGTCTGAGGAAAGGACCGGCGGCAGAGACAAATCCGGGATCCTGGTCGATGCGCTTGAAGCGCTGCTGGCCGCTGTCTATCGAGACGGAGGTTTTGAAGAAGCGAGGAGACTTATCGAGCGGGTGGTCCTGCCGGCAGACCTTGCCGGCCAGGTTGATGATTTGTTTGCGACCAATTACAAGGGCGCGCTTCAAGAGCGTCTCCAGGCCGAGCGCCAGGGTCCTGCCCATTACAGCGTAGTTGTAGAGGAAGGATTGGAACACCAGAAGACCTTTACGGTGGAAGTGAAAACCGGCGCCGGCGTGGTGGCCCGCGGCAGCGGAGGCAGCAAGAAAGCTGCACAACAGCAGGCCGCCAAGCACGTGCTGGCAATCCTCGCATCAAAGGTGGAGTCGGATGGCTGA
- a CDS encoding Zn-dependent hydrolase, whose amino-acid sequence MACTEARKPETTITSRFGIVAPDLSSRLAKWRRVDMPYDSSGLTANQRQVVNKLVDACRYLDQIFWRQSDPVALELYLALEGKNDTADINLRRFLMINGSRFDLLDDNKPFVGTSPMPPGHWLYPPELGRKEIAAFIKSHHAAKNEIYSPYTVIQHEDRDLAGIPYSVAYKPFLEKAAADLREAAKFSDDKMFAKFLAARADALLNDNYFPSDIQWLELKDPKIDVIFAPYETYLDGLLGVKTSYGAAVLVRNDAESKKLALYEKYIPRIQRDLPLPAADLPSLSGHLTPMEVVDSPFRAGDLRHGYQAVADNLPNDPRIHQAKGTKKIFFKNFMDARVNYVILPLVKHLMEPGQAAQVTGEGFMAMVVMHEISHGLGPAFSRVGDRQVRIPEAIGPIYSALEESKADVVGMFGLKWLVAHRALPESQLNESYASYVGGIFRTVRYGVGEAHGKAEIMEFNYLSEQKAITWNAETEKYQVDYLRMPGALRKLAQILLEIEATGDRARAEAWFKRYDAMPETLQSALAKTGDVPVDIDPVFSFPEKVQ is encoded by the coding sequence ATGGCATGCACTGAGGCCCGAAAACCGGAAACTACTATCACATCCCGTTTCGGGATTGTGGCTCCTGATTTGTCATCCCGGCTGGCCAAATGGCGTCGCGTGGATATGCCGTACGACTCCTCAGGCTTGACAGCGAACCAGCGCCAGGTGGTGAACAAGCTCGTAGATGCATGCCGCTACCTGGATCAAATTTTCTGGCGTCAAAGCGATCCTGTGGCTCTTGAGCTTTACTTGGCGCTGGAAGGAAAGAATGACACCGCTGATATCAATCTGCGCCGCTTCCTGATGATCAACGGCAGCCGATTTGATCTACTCGACGATAACAAGCCTTTTGTGGGAACAAGTCCCATGCCTCCGGGACACTGGCTTTACCCGCCCGAATTGGGACGAAAGGAGATCGCCGCCTTTATCAAATCCCATCACGCCGCAAAGAACGAAATCTACAGTCCTTATACCGTTATCCAACACGAAGACAGGGACCTGGCCGGCATCCCCTATAGCGTGGCGTACAAGCCGTTTCTTGAAAAAGCTGCCGCAGACCTGCGCGAGGCCGCAAAGTTTTCCGACGATAAGATGTTCGCAAAGTTCCTGGCTGCGCGGGCCGATGCATTGCTGAATGATAATTATTTCCCGAGCGATATCCAGTGGCTTGAATTGAAAGATCCCAAAATCGACGTGATTTTTGCCCCGTACGAAACCTACCTCGATGGTCTATTGGGTGTTAAGACCTCCTACGGTGCGGCGGTACTGGTCCGGAACGACGCCGAAAGCAAGAAGCTGGCTTTGTACGAGAAGTATATCCCCAGGATCCAGCGCGACCTGCCTCTGCCTGCCGCAGATTTGCCCTCGCTGAGTGGCCATCTGACGCCCATGGAGGTGGTGGATTCGCCGTTCCGCGCCGGAGACCTGCGGCATGGCTATCAGGCCGTGGCTGATAACCTGCCGAACGATCCCAGAATTCACCAGGCCAAGGGCACCAAGAAGATCTTCTTTAAGAACTTCATGGATGCGCGTGTCAACTACGTGATTCTGCCCTTGGTCAAACATCTGATGGAGCCCGGTCAGGCGGCACAGGTCACCGGCGAGGGCTTTATGGCCATGGTCGTGATGCACGAAATTTCGCATGGCCTGGGCCCCGCCTTCTCGCGCGTCGGGGACAGGCAGGTCAGAATCCCTGAGGCGATTGGCCCGATCTATTCCGCGCTGGAAGAATCCAAGGCGGACGTTGTAGGCATGTTCGGGTTGAAGTGGCTGGTCGCCCACCGTGCCCTTCCGGAATCCCAGCTCAATGAAAGTTACGCGTCTTATGTGGGCGGAATTTTCCGAACGGTGCGCTATGGGGTGGGCGAGGCGCACGGCAAAGCAGAAATCATGGAGTTCAACTATCTGAGCGAGCAGAAGGCCATCACCTGGAATGCTGAGACGGAAAAATACCAGGTTGATTATCTGCGCATGCCCGGCGCGCTTCGAAAGCTGGCCCAGATACTCCTGGAAATTGAAGCTACTGGCGACCGGGCCCGCGCTGAAGCCTGGTTTAAGCGTTACGATGCAATGCCGGAAACCCTCCAGTCAGCGCTTGCCAAGACCGGAGACGTACCCGTCGATATCGACCCCGTTTTTTCATTCCCTGAAAAAGTGCAATAA
- a CDS encoding AsmA family protein encodes MNQTRRRNLRNAAAALALLIVAAWVAPLFLNAGRYRPLLKAGLEHSLGRKVALGHIALHFFPRLGFTVDDVVVDEDPAFGLEPFVRVGRIDCDLRWRSLWSSHLYLGTLKLSSPSINIVRNSSGRWNIEDLLLRSEIKSPPSGPATPALAPASLAVEIEEARLNFKIGENKKPFAIIGTRAHLDFDYDSDRVNFRMAGEPVRTDLEFPTPGLVELDGSWSPARDAGHSLDATLRMQGTLLYDWIPLLTGKNPEVYGVMNSTIHLGGNLRQIVYTGEAQVSQLHRWEQLPSSSDLPCDLRFRGQFDRDKADLAIKGMDVAFGDSQLHLEGSVANVASRPDLDLVVAFERSQLEDLLRLGVRVLGKRVSWDVNGRLNGMITVQGHWNGKRYGGFLNAHQVRLDTSSGAFPVSDIAIRINQLGVRLSPAKVMLAPGVEVVVEGALRHLSPRQSSRPVAVHPSYQLTLSSSSVNLGKLVHFGRALGILSASPMEAEGIGSFTLRLAGGAWPWSKPSVTAQASIRSARLVVPGLSEPLNVPRARIQVYGKQVIINPILAVMGTSLFSGWVMQQRGSNAPWDFSLKADKLSIEQAGLWFEGIGDRNTSSFLDRISGLATLISGRRPSFHPVESLDAHGRFSTPLMTYRGLSLRDFQSSVDIRDRKLRLSKVRFDAGGGHGEASALVDLSKSPAWVSGQVGIRAASIQPLAPYLPPALGKARGFYSASGNFAASGLTHAEFAHTLKGNAIVELESVNLGDFNPVGAMVRRLGMELFEGAPQMLFIPGATAHLHIQNRLVTLEEFPVDVAGAEFQISGGYSFDGSARLLVRADLRGIHHPWTPVHPGITGPVSRMADLRFAGTLHNLEMVPSAQISQTQP; translated from the coding sequence ATGAATCAAACCAGGCGCCGAAATCTTCGAAATGCGGCAGCGGCGCTCGCGCTGCTGATAGTGGCAGCGTGGGTGGCGCCGCTGTTCCTGAACGCGGGACGTTATCGCCCCCTGTTGAAGGCGGGCCTCGAGCATTCTCTCGGCCGGAAAGTAGCCCTCGGCCATATTGCCCTCCATTTCTTTCCTCGCCTTGGTTTCACGGTTGACGATGTGGTGGTCGATGAGGACCCGGCCTTTGGCCTGGAACCTTTCGTCCGGGTCGGCCGTATCGATTGCGACCTGCGGTGGCGAAGTCTTTGGAGTTCGCACCTTTACCTGGGGACGCTCAAACTTTCCAGCCCGAGCATCAACATTGTCCGGAATTCTTCCGGCAGATGGAACATTGAAGACCTGCTTTTGCGGAGCGAGATTAAGTCCCCGCCTTCTGGCCCGGCCACGCCCGCCCTCGCGCCCGCCAGCTTGGCGGTTGAAATCGAGGAGGCGCGGCTAAACTTTAAAATCGGTGAGAACAAAAAGCCCTTTGCGATTATTGGCACGCGCGCCCATCTGGATTTCGACTACGACTCTGACCGGGTTAATTTCCGGATGGCGGGTGAGCCGGTCCGCACGGACCTTGAATTCCCCACGCCTGGGCTGGTGGAACTGGACGGAAGCTGGTCGCCTGCAAGAGATGCCGGGCACTCCCTGGATGCCACCCTCCGAATGCAGGGAACCTTGCTCTACGACTGGATCCCGCTTCTGACAGGAAAGAATCCCGAAGTCTATGGCGTAATGAACAGCACAATCCACCTGGGCGGGAACCTCCGGCAGATCGTTTATACCGGTGAAGCACAGGTAAGCCAGCTTCATCGCTGGGAACAATTGCCGTCGTCAAGCGATTTGCCCTGCGACCTTCGCTTTCGAGGCCAGTTTGACCGTGATAAAGCGGACCTGGCCATTAAAGGCATGGACGTGGCCTTTGGGGATTCGCAGCTCCACCTGGAAGGCTCAGTCGCTAACGTCGCCTCGCGGCCGGACCTTGATCTGGTTGTGGCGTTTGAACGTTCTCAATTGGAGGACCTGCTGCGGCTCGGCGTACGCGTTCTGGGAAAGCGTGTCTCATGGGACGTTAATGGGCGCCTCAACGGGATGATTACTGTGCAGGGGCACTGGAACGGGAAGCGGTATGGCGGATTTCTGAATGCTCACCAGGTCCGGTTGGATACTTCTTCCGGTGCGTTTCCTGTTTCGGATATTGCTATCCGAATCAACCAATTGGGCGTCCGATTATCCCCAGCAAAGGTCATGCTGGCTCCTGGTGTTGAAGTTGTTGTTGAAGGGGCCTTGCGGCATCTTTCTCCCAGGCAGAGCAGCCGGCCGGTGGCCGTCCATCCATCGTACCAGTTAACGCTTTCCTCGAGCTCAGTGAATCTGGGAAAGCTGGTACACTTTGGGCGTGCCCTTGGCATTCTGAGCGCAAGTCCCATGGAGGCCGAGGGGATTGGATCCTTTACCCTCCGCCTTGCGGGCGGGGCATGGCCCTGGAGCAAGCCAAGTGTTACCGCGCAAGCCAGCATTCGCAGCGCCCGGCTCGTGGTTCCCGGCCTTAGCGAACCCCTGAACGTTCCTCGAGCCCGCATTCAAGTCTACGGCAAGCAGGTCATCATCAACCCGATATTGGCGGTGATGGGCACCAGTTTATTCTCCGGCTGGGTAATGCAACAGCGCGGGTCTAATGCGCCTTGGGATTTCAGCCTGAAGGCCGACAAGCTGAGTATTGAACAAGCTGGACTATGGTTTGAAGGTATCGGCGACCGGAATACATCTTCATTTCTTGACAGAATTTCAGGCTTAGCCACCTTGATCAGTGGTCGTCGACCATCGTTTCATCCAGTAGAAAGCCTGGATGCGCATGGGCGTTTTTCTACTCCACTGATGACTTATCGCGGCCTTTCGCTGCGTGATTTTCAATCCAGCGTCGATATTCGTGACCGGAAGCTTCGCCTCTCAAAGGTTCGTTTTGATGCCGGCGGTGGGCACGGAGAGGCAAGCGCTCTGGTGGACCTGTCAAAGAGTCCGGCGTGGGTTTCAGGCCAGGTTGGAATCCGTGCGGCCAGCATTCAGCCGCTGGCGCCTTATCTCCCGCCTGCGCTCGGGAAGGCCCGCGGATTTTATTCTGCGAGTGGAAACTTTGCGGCCAGTGGTTTGACTCACGCAGAATTCGCCCACACGCTGAAAGGAAACGCCATCGTTGAACTTGAGAGCGTCAATCTCGGCGACTTTAATCCCGTTGGGGCAATGGTGCGCCGCCTGGGCATGGAGCTTTTTGAAGGGGCTCCACAAATGCTATTCATACCCGGCGCCACCGCGCATCTCCACATTCAAAATCGCCTGGTAACGCTTGAAGAGTTTCCTGTGGATGTTGCCGGCGCCGAATTCCAGATTAGCGGCGGCTATTCATTTGACGGGTCGGCCAGATTGCTGGTTCGGGCTGATCTGCGTGGCATCCATCATCCCTGGACTCCGGTCCATCCTGGCATCACGGGGCCGGTTTCCCGAATGGCAGACCTTCGCTTTGCCGGCACCCTGCACAATCTTGAAATGGTGCCTTCGGCCCAGATATCGCAGACTCAACCCTGA